In Jejubacter calystegiae, the following are encoded in one genomic region:
- a CDS encoding type II toxin-antitoxin system HicB family antitoxin — protein MLYPAFIEVDTDGTASGWFPDVPGCTFAGDTIEDAFIDARSAIEAHFELLSEKEREIPTPHRIEEHANAKGSDGLNGRWLYIDINMDKFDGRAERINITLPHRLLERIDATVKQQPEYGSRSAFLAAAAREELLKNR, from the coding sequence ATGCTCTACCCTGCTTTCATTGAAGTCGATACTGACGGTACAGCCAGCGGCTGGTTTCCGGACGTTCCGGGGTGTACCTTCGCCGGTGATACCATCGAAGACGCTTTTATCGATGCACGCAGCGCTATAGAAGCACACTTTGAGCTGCTGAGTGAAAAAGAGCGAGAAATACCAACGCCGCATCGCATTGAAGAGCATGCTAACGCGAAGGGCAGCGACGGCCTGAATGGTCGCTGGCTCTACATTGATATCAATATGGATAAATTTGACGGACGCGCTGAGCGTATCAATATTACGCTTCCGCACCGGCTACTTGAGCGCATAGACGCCACCGTTAAACAGCAGCCTGAGTACGGTAGCCGCAGCGCTTTTCTGGCCGCGGCCGCACGCGAAGAACTTCTTAAAAACCGTTAA
- a CDS encoding nitrate reductase subunit alpha: MSKFLDRFRYFKQKGETFADGHGQLLNTNRDWEEGYRQRWQHDKIVRSTHGVNCTGSCSWKIYVKNGLVTWETQQTDYPRTRPDMPNHEPRGCPRGASYSWYLYSANRLKYPLMRKHLMKLWREAKTRNSDPVEAWASIMADKENAKRYKQARGRGGFVRSSWQEVNEIIAAANVWTVKNYGPDRVAGFSPIPAMSMVSYASGARYLSLIGGACLSFYDWYCDLPPASPMTWGEQTDVPESADWYNSSYIIAWGSNVPQTRTPDAHFFTEVRYKGTKTVAVTPDYAEIAKLCDLWLAPKQGTDSAMALAMGHVMLREFHLDNPSQYFTDYVRRYTDMPMLVMLEERDGYYAAGRMLRAADLVDSLGQENNPEWKTVACDDAKGELVAPNGSIGFRWGEKGKWNLEQRDGTSGDETTLRLSLLGSHDEVAEVGFPYFGAEGNENFNRVELQNILLHKLPVKRLQLADGTSALVTTVYDLTMANYGLDRGLEDANCATSYDDVKAYTPAWAEQITGVPRQQIIRTAREFADNANKTHGRSMIIVGAGLNHWYHMDMNYRGLINMLIFCGCIGQSGGGWAHYVGQEKLRPQTGWQPLAFALDWQRPPRHMNSTSFFYNHSSQWRYESLTAQELLSPMADKSRYSGSLIDFNVRAERMGWLPSAPQLNTNPLTIKAAADAAGMSPADYTVKALKTGDIRFAAEQPDSGTNHPRNLFIWRSNLLGSSGKGHEYMLKYLLGTENGIQGKDLGAQGGVMPEEAEWVDNGLEGKLDLVVTLDFRLSSTCLYSDIVLPTATWYEKDDMNTSDMHPFIHPLSAAVDPAWESKSDWEIYKGIAKKFSEVCEGHLGQETDVVTLPIQHDSAAELAQPLEVKDWKKGECDLIPGKTAPHLMVVERDYPATYERFTSIGPLLETVGNGGKGIAWNTQSEMDLLRKLNYQKAEGPAKGQPMLNSAIDAAEMILTLAPETNGQVAVKAWAALSEFTGRDHTHLALNKEDEKIRFRDIQAQPRKIISSPTWSGLEDEHVSYNAGYTNVHELIPWRTLSGRQQLYQDHQWMRDFGESLLVYRPPIDTRSVKAVMGTKSNGNPEKALNFLTPHQKWGIHSTYSDNLLMLTLSRGGPIVWMSEVDAKELGIADNDWIEVFNSNGALTARAVVSQRVPSGMTMMYHAQERIVNIPGSEITGQRGGIHNSVTRISPKPTHMIGGYAQLAYGFNYYGTVGSNRDEFVVVRKMKNIDWLDGEGNDQKQESAK, encoded by the coding sequence ATGAGCAAATTTCTTGACCGGTTTCGTTACTTCAAACAGAAGGGCGAAACCTTTGCCGACGGTCACGGTCAACTGCTGAATACCAACAGGGACTGGGAAGAGGGTTACCGCCAGCGCTGGCAGCACGATAAAATTGTGCGTTCAACCCACGGCGTAAACTGTACCGGCTCCTGCAGCTGGAAGATCTACGTTAAAAACGGTCTGGTGACCTGGGAAACTCAGCAGACCGACTACCCACGTACCCGCCCGGATATGCCCAACCATGAGCCCCGCGGCTGTCCGCGCGGCGCCAGCTACTCCTGGTACCTCTACAGCGCCAACCGCCTGAAATATCCCCTGATGCGCAAGCACCTGATGAAGCTGTGGCGCGAAGCAAAAACGCGCAACAGCGATCCAGTCGAGGCCTGGGCGTCCATTATGGCGGACAAAGAGAACGCCAAACGCTATAAACAGGCCCGTGGCCGCGGCGGTTTTGTCCGCTCCTCCTGGCAGGAAGTGAATGAAATTATCGCTGCCGCTAACGTCTGGACTGTTAAAAACTACGGCCCTGACCGCGTTGCCGGTTTCTCGCCGATTCCGGCAATGTCCATGGTTTCCTACGCCTCCGGCGCCCGTTATCTGTCGCTGATTGGCGGCGCCTGCCTGAGCTTCTACGACTGGTACTGCGACCTGCCGCCGGCTTCACCGATGACCTGGGGCGAGCAGACCGACGTACCGGAATCCGCTGACTGGTACAACTCCAGCTACATTATCGCCTGGGGCTCTAACGTGCCTCAGACCCGTACCCCTGACGCCCATTTCTTCACCGAAGTGCGTTACAAAGGGACCAAAACGGTTGCAGTGACCCCGGACTACGCGGAAATCGCCAAGCTGTGCGATCTGTGGCTGGCGCCGAAGCAGGGCACCGACAGCGCCATGGCGCTGGCGATGGGCCACGTGATGCTGCGCGAGTTCCACCTGGATAACCCGAGCCAGTACTTCACCGACTACGTGCGCCGCTACACCGATATGCCGATGCTGGTGATGCTGGAAGAGCGCGACGGTTACTATGCCGCGGGCCGTATGCTGCGTGCCGCCGACCTGGTGGACTCTCTGGGCCAGGAAAATAACCCTGAGTGGAAAACCGTAGCCTGCGACGACGCGAAAGGCGAGCTGGTGGCGCCGAACGGCTCTATCGGTTTCCGCTGGGGTGAGAAGGGTAAATGGAACCTGGAGCAGCGCGATGGCACCTCCGGTGACGAAACCACCCTGCGCCTGAGCCTGCTGGGCAGCCACGACGAGGTGGCCGAAGTAGGCTTCCCGTACTTTGGCGCCGAGGGTAATGAAAACTTTAACCGGGTCGAACTGCAAAATATCCTGCTGCATAAACTGCCGGTGAAACGCCTGCAGCTGGCCGATGGCACCAGCGCGCTGGTCACCACCGTTTACGACCTGACCATGGCCAACTATGGTCTGGATCGCGGGCTGGAAGACGCCAATTGCGCCACCAGCTACGACGATGTTAAGGCCTACACCCCGGCCTGGGCCGAGCAGATTACCGGCGTACCGCGCCAGCAAATTATCCGTACCGCCCGTGAATTCGCCGATAACGCCAATAAGACCCACGGTCGTTCCATGATTATCGTTGGCGCCGGTCTGAACCACTGGTATCACATGGATATGAACTACCGTGGCCTGATCAATATGCTGATCTTCTGCGGCTGTATCGGCCAGAGCGGCGGCGGTTGGGCGCACTACGTGGGCCAGGAAAAACTGCGTCCCCAGACCGGCTGGCAGCCGCTGGCGTTTGCCCTGGACTGGCAGCGTCCGCCGCGCCATATGAACAGCACGTCGTTCTTTTACAACCACTCCAGCCAGTGGCGCTATGAGTCCCTGACCGCGCAGGAACTGCTGTCGCCGATGGCGGATAAGTCCCGCTACAGCGGTAGCCTGATTGACTTTAACGTGCGCGCCGAACGTATGGGCTGGCTGCCGTCCGCGCCGCAGCTCAACACCAACCCGCTGACCATTAAAGCGGCGGCGGATGCGGCGGGCATGAGTCCGGCGGATTACACCGTTAAGGCGCTGAAAACCGGGGATATCCGTTTCGCGGCTGAACAGCCTGACAGCGGAACTAACCACCCGCGTAACCTGTTTATCTGGCGTTCTAACCTGCTGGGCTCTTCCGGTAAGGGCCATGAGTATATGCTGAAGTACCTGCTGGGTACCGAAAACGGCATTCAGGGTAAGGACCTGGGAGCGCAGGGCGGCGTGATGCCGGAAGAGGCGGAATGGGTTGATAACGGCCTGGAAGGCAAACTGGATCTGGTGGTCACCCTCGACTTCCGTCTGTCCAGTACCTGCCTGTACTCCGATATCGTGCTGCCGACCGCCACCTGGTATGAGAAAGACGATATGAATACTTCGGATATGCATCCGTTTATTCACCCGCTTTCCGCCGCCGTCGATCCCGCCTGGGAATCGAAGAGCGACTGGGAGATTTATAAAGGCATTGCGAAGAAATTCTCTGAGGTCTGTGAAGGTCATCTGGGTCAGGAGACCGATGTGGTCACGCTGCCGATTCAGCATGACTCTGCCGCCGAACTGGCGCAGCCGCTGGAGGTAAAAGACTGGAAGAAAGGCGAATGCGACTTGATTCCGGGCAAGACCGCGCCGCACCTGATGGTGGTGGAACGCGACTATCCGGCCACTTACGAACGCTTTACCTCTATCGGCCCGCTGCTCGAGACGGTGGGTAACGGCGGTAAGGGGATCGCCTGGAACACCCAGAGCGAAATGGATCTGCTGCGTAAGCTCAACTACCAGAAGGCGGAAGGTCCGGCCAAAGGGCAGCCGATGTTGAACAGCGCTATTGACGCTGCAGAGATGATTCTGACCCTGGCGCCGGAAACCAACGGTCAGGTGGCGGTGAAAGCCTGGGCGGCGCTTAGCGAGTTTACCGGTCGCGACCATACCCATCTGGCACTGAACAAAGAAGACGAGAAGATTCGCTTCCGCGATATTCAGGCCCAGCCGCGCAAGATTATCTCCAGCCCCACCTGGTCAGGTCTGGAAGATGAGCATGTCTCCTATAACGCGGGCTACACCAACGTTCACGAACTGATTCCGTGGCGCACCCTCTCCGGTCGTCAGCAGCTGTATCAGGATCATCAGTGGATGCGTGATTTCGGTGAAAGCCTGCTGGTTTACCGTCCGCCTATCGACACCCGTTCGGTGAAAGCGGTGATGGGCACGAAATCCAATGGCAACCCGGAAAAGGCGCTGAACTTCCTGACGCCGCACCAGAAGTGGGGTATCCACTCCACCTACAGCGACAACCTGCTGATGCTGACCCTGTCACGCGGCGGTCCGATTGTCTGGATGAGCGAAGTGGACGCCAAAGAGCTGGGTATTGCCGATAACGACTGGATCGAAGTGTTTAACAGCAACGGCGCCCTGACGGCTCGTGCCGTGGTGAGCCAGCGCGTGCCGTCCGGGATGACCATGATGTACCACGCCCAGGAGCGCATCGTGAATATTCCGGGCTCGGAAATTACCGGCCAGCGCGGCGGTATCCATAACTCGGTCACCCGCATCAGCCCGAAACCGACCCATATGATCGGCGGCTATGCCCAGTTGGCTTACGGCTTTAACTATTACGGCACCGTAGGCTCTAACCGTGATGAGTTCGTGGTGGTTCGTAAGATGAAAAATATTGACTGGTTGGATGGTGAAGGTAACGACCAGAAACAGGAGAGCGCAAAATGA
- a CDS encoding type II toxin-antitoxin system HicA family toxin codes for MKSAELIKRLEKNGWILERIKGSHHQFSHPDFSIVITVPHPRKDMKPGTLHQILKSAKLKE; via the coding sequence GTGAAAAGCGCGGAACTTATCAAACGACTGGAGAAAAACGGTTGGATTCTTGAACGAATAAAAGGTAGCCATCATCAGTTCTCCCATCCGGACTTTTCGATCGTTATCACGGTTCCGCATCCACGCAAAGATATGAAACCGGGAACGCTTCATCAAATTCTGAAGAGCGCGAAACTTAAGGAGTAA
- the narJ gene encoding nitrate reductase molybdenum cofactor assembly chaperone: MIELVIISRLLEYPDAALVEHQQELFSAISDAQALNQNDAQALGIFLRDLLDRDLLDVQAAYGELFDRGRATSLLLFEHVHGESRDRGQAMVDLMAQYQRIGLQLDSHELPDHLPLYLEYLAQLPEQEARAGLGDIAPILALLSARLKKRDSRYALLFDLLLSLSESQVDVAQVGKQIADEARDDTTQALDAVWEEEQVKFFADSGCGDSEISEHQRRFAGAVAPQYLNISTGGQQ, translated from the coding sequence ATGATTGAACTGGTGATTATCTCCCGTCTGCTGGAGTACCCGGACGCGGCGCTGGTTGAGCATCAGCAGGAGCTGTTTTCCGCCATCAGCGATGCTCAGGCGCTGAACCAGAACGATGCCCAGGCGCTGGGCATCTTCCTGCGCGATCTGCTGGACCGGGATCTGCTGGATGTCCAGGCCGCTTACGGCGAGCTGTTCGATCGCGGCCGTGCTACCTCGCTGCTGCTGTTTGAACACGTGCATGGCGAGTCCCGCGACCGCGGTCAGGCCATGGTCGATCTGATGGCGCAGTACCAGAGGATCGGTCTGCAGCTCGACAGCCACGAACTGCCGGATCATCTGCCGCTCTATCTGGAGTATCTGGCGCAGTTGCCGGAGCAGGAGGCGCGTGCCGGTCTGGGCGATATTGCGCCAATTCTGGCGCTGCTGAGCGCCAGACTGAAGAAACGGGACAGCCGCTATGCGTTGCTGTTCGATCTGCTGCTGTCGCTCAGTGAAAGCCAGGTCGATGTGGCCCAGGTTGGTAAACAGATCGCCGATGAAGCGCGCGACGATACCACCCAGGCCCTGGACGCGGTCTGGGAGGAGGAGCAGGTGAAATTCTTCGCGGACAGCGGCTGCGGCGACTCTGAAATCTCCGAGCACCAGCGTCGCTTTGCTGGCGCAGTGGCGCCGCAATATCTGAATATCTCTACCGGGGGACAGCAATAA
- the rssA gene encoding patatin-like phospholipase RssA, with product MRQVKIGLALGSGAAKGWAHIGAINALAKIGIRPDIITGCSVGSLVGAACACDRLTTFERWVCSFSYWDVLRLMDLSWRRGGLLRGERVFNHVRRLIPLDRIEQMPLRFATVATNLSTGRELWFTEGDLHTAVRASCSMPGLLSPVRHNGYWLVDGAVVNPVPVSLTRALGADIVIAVDLQHDAHLMQQDLLSDEPRNEPGRQPAGWRKRLGQLLTRRTSAPPGAMEIMSTSIQVLENRLKRNRMAGDPPDIVLQPYCPQISTLDFHRADEAIAAGTLAVEKKLDELLPLVRTYE from the coding sequence ATGAGACAGGTGAAAATTGGACTGGCGCTGGGTTCGGGCGCAGCCAAGGGATGGGCTCATATTGGCGCGATTAATGCGCTGGCGAAGATCGGCATTCGGCCGGATATTATTACGGGCTGTTCAGTAGGATCCCTGGTGGGCGCCGCCTGTGCCTGTGACCGCCTGACGACGTTTGAACGCTGGGTATGCTCCTTCAGCTACTGGGACGTTTTGCGTCTGATGGATCTCTCCTGGCGTCGCGGCGGCCTGCTGCGCGGCGAGCGGGTATTTAATCACGTACGTCGACTTATTCCTCTCGATCGCATCGAACAGATGCCACTGCGCTTTGCCACAGTGGCAACCAACCTGAGTACCGGCCGCGAGCTGTGGTTTACCGAAGGCGACTTACATACCGCCGTGCGCGCGTCGTGCAGTATGCCGGGTCTGCTGTCGCCGGTGCGTCATAATGGGTACTGGCTGGTGGATGGCGCGGTGGTCAACCCGGTTCCGGTCTCGCTGACCCGGGCGCTGGGGGCGGATATCGTTATAGCGGTCGATCTCCAGCATGACGCCCACCTGATGCAGCAGGATTTGCTGTCTGATGAGCCGCGCAATGAGCCCGGACGTCAGCCAGCCGGGTGGCGCAAGCGCCTGGGCCAACTGCTGACCCGGCGAACCAGCGCGCCGCCCGGTGCGATGGAGATCATGAGTACCTCGATTCAGGTGCTGGAAAATCGTCTGAAGCGCAACCGTATGGCGGGAGATCCGCCGGATATCGTTCTGCAACCCTACTGCCCGCAAATCTCCACCCTGGATTTTCATCGGGCCGATGAGGCGATTGCGGCCGGAACGCTCGCGGTTGAGAAAAAGCTGGATGAACTATTACCACTGGTGCGTACTTATGAATAA
- a CDS encoding YchJ family protein has protein sequence MSQLCPCGSGLDYSLCCQPYLRGDLLPKDPSQLMRSRYSAFVMKDAGWLIASWHPTVGAERLRADLESGFARTQWQGLTLFEESPGRNADEGYVSFVARYEEQGVPGAIIERSRFLKEQGQWYYVDGQRPDIGRNDPCPCGSGKKFKKCCGR, from the coding sequence TTGTCGCAGCTTTGTCCTTGTGGCAGCGGTTTGGATTATAGCCTATGTTGCCAGCCTTACCTACGCGGAGACCTGTTACCTAAAGATCCGTCACAACTTATGCGCAGCCGCTACAGCGCTTTCGTAATGAAAGACGCCGGATGGCTGATCGCCAGTTGGCATCCCACGGTGGGAGCCGAACGGCTGCGTGCCGACCTTGAATCCGGTTTCGCCCGCACTCAATGGCAGGGACTCACGCTATTCGAAGAGAGCCCCGGACGCAACGCGGATGAAGGCTACGTCAGCTTTGTTGCGCGCTATGAGGAACAGGGCGTGCCCGGCGCAATTATCGAACGCTCCCGGTTCTTAAAAGAACAGGGACAGTGGTACTATGTCGACGGCCAGCGACCGGATATCGGACGTAACGATCCCTGCCCCTGCGGGTCCGGGAAAAAATTTAAAAAGTGCTGCGGCCGCTAA
- the narI gene encoding respiratory nitrate reductase subunit gamma gives MHFLNMFFFDIYPYIAGTVFLVGSWLRYDYGQYTWRASSSQMLDKKGMNMASNLFHLGILGIFFGHAFGMLTPHWMYEAFLPIDVKQKLAMIAGGLCGVMTLVGGLMLLKRRLFNPRIRATSTAADILILSLLMIQCALGLLTIPFSAQHMDGSEMMKLVGWAQSVVTFHGGASAHLDGVAPIFRIHLVLGMTLFVLFPFSRLVHIWSAPVEYLTRKYQVVRARR, from the coding sequence ATGCACTTCCTGAATATGTTCTTCTTCGATATCTACCCCTATATCGCCGGGACGGTGTTTCTGGTCGGTAGCTGGCTGCGTTATGACTATGGCCAGTACACCTGGCGTGCGTCATCCAGCCAGATGCTGGATAAAAAGGGCATGAATATGGCCTCGAACCTGTTCCACCTGGGGATTCTGGGTATCTTTTTCGGTCATGCCTTTGGCATGCTGACGCCGCACTGGATGTACGAGGCGTTCCTGCCCATCGATGTGAAGCAGAAGCTGGCGATGATTGCCGGTGGTCTGTGTGGCGTGATGACGCTGGTTGGGGGACTGATGCTGCTGAAACGCCGTCTGTTCAACCCGCGTATTCGCGCGACCTCTACCGCGGCAGATATTCTGATCCTGAGCTTGCTGATGATTCAGTGCGCGCTGGGTCTGCTGACTATCCCGTTCTCCGCCCAGCATATGGATGGCTCCGAGATGATGAAGTTGGTGGGCTGGGCGCAGTCGGTGGTGACCTTCCACGGTGGCGCTTCCGCCCATCTGGACGGCGTGGCCCCGATATTCCGCATTCACCTGGTGCTGGGGATGACGCTGTTTGTGCTGTTCCCGTTCAGCCGCCTGGTGCATATCTGGAGCGCGCCGGTGGAGTACCTGACCCGCAAATATCAGGTAGTTCGCGCCCGTCGCTGA
- the purU gene encoding formyltetrahydrofolate deformylase, giving the protein MQALQRKVLRTICPDQKGLIARITNICYKHELNIVQNNEFVDHRTGRFFMRTELEGIFNDTTLLADLDGALPQGSLRELHPAGSRRVVILVTKEAHCLGDLLMKSRYGGLDVEIAAVIGNHDTLRGLVESFDIPFQLVSHEGLTREQHDRQMAEAIEVHAPDYVVLAKYMRVLTPEFVARFPNQIINIHHSFLPAFIGARPYHQAYERGVKIIGATAHYVNDNLDEGPIIMQDVIHVDHTYTAEDMMRAGRDVEKNVLSRALYQVLAQRVFVYGNRTIIL; this is encoded by the coding sequence ATGCAAGCTTTACAACGAAAAGTACTGCGTACCATCTGCCCGGACCAGAAAGGGCTTATCGCACGCATCACTAACATCTGCTACAAGCACGAGCTGAACATCGTTCAGAATAATGAGTTCGTCGACCATCGTACCGGCCGCTTCTTTATGCGTACCGAGCTGGAAGGGATCTTTAATGACACTACCCTGCTGGCGGATCTTGACGGTGCCCTACCGCAAGGTTCCCTGCGCGAGCTGCATCCCGCCGGTTCGCGTCGGGTAGTGATTCTGGTCACCAAAGAGGCCCACTGTCTGGGGGATCTGCTGATGAAGTCGCGTTACGGCGGGCTGGATGTGGAAATCGCCGCGGTTATCGGCAACCACGACACCCTACGCGGCCTGGTCGAAAGCTTTGATATTCCTTTCCAGTTGGTCAGCCACGAAGGGCTGACGCGCGAACAGCACGATCGCCAGATGGCGGAAGCCATTGAGGTACACGCGCCTGACTATGTGGTGCTGGCGAAGTATATGCGAGTGCTGACTCCGGAATTCGTGGCCCGTTTCCCGAATCAGATTATTAATATTCACCACTCGTTCCTGCCAGCCTTTATCGGGGCGCGTCCCTATCATCAGGCCTATGAACGCGGCGTGAAGATTATCGGTGCTACGGCGCACTACGTGAACGATAATCTGGATGAAGGCCCGATCATCATGCAGGATGTGATTCACGTCGATCACACCTATACCGCCGAAGATATGATGCGCGCAGGGCGCGACGTTGAGAAAAACGTACTGAGCCGCGCGCTGTACCAGGTGCTGGCTCAGCGGGTCTTCGTTTACGGTAACCGGACGATCATTTTGTAA
- the narH gene encoding nitrate reductase subunit beta: MKIRSQVGMVLNLDKCIGCHTCSVTCKNVWTSREGMEYAWFNNVESKPGVGFPNDWENQEKWKGGWIRKINGKLQPRMGGRGMLLGKIFANPHLPGIDDYYEPFDYDYQHLHNAPEGKHQPIARPRSLITGKRMNKIEAGPNWEEILGGEFEKRSQDQNFENMQKAMYGQFENTFMMYLPRLCEHCLNPACVATCPSGAIYKREEDGIVLIDQDKCRGWRMCITGCPYKKIYFNWKSGKSEKCIFCYPRIEAGMPTVCSETCVGRIRYLGVLLYDADAIEQAASTESEQDLYQRQLDVFLDPNDPKVIEQALKDGIPQSVIDAAQQSPVYKMAMDWKLALPLHPEYRTLPMVWYVPPLSPIQSAADAGELPHSGILPDVESLRIPVQYLANLLTAGDTQPVLLALKRMLAMRHYKRSETVDGVSDTRALEEVGLTEAQAQEMYRYLAIANYEDRFVVPTSHRELAHDAFPEKSGCGFSFGDGCHGSDTKFNLFNSRRIDAIDVTTRSNAND; the protein is encoded by the coding sequence ATGAAGATTCGTTCACAAGTCGGCATGGTGCTGAATCTGGATAAGTGCATCGGCTGCCACACCTGTTCGGTAACCTGTAAAAACGTCTGGACCAGCCGTGAGGGAATGGAGTACGCCTGGTTCAATAACGTTGAAAGTAAACCCGGCGTCGGCTTCCCCAATGACTGGGAAAATCAGGAAAAATGGAAGGGCGGCTGGATCCGTAAAATCAACGGTAAGCTGCAGCCGCGCATGGGCGGCCGCGGCATGCTGCTGGGCAAGATCTTCGCCAACCCGCATCTGCCGGGCATCGATGACTACTATGAGCCGTTTGACTACGACTATCAGCATCTGCATAACGCGCCGGAAGGCAAGCATCAGCCTATCGCCCGTCCGCGCTCGCTGATTACCGGCAAGCGGATGAACAAAATCGAAGCGGGTCCCAACTGGGAAGAGATCCTGGGCGGCGAGTTCGAAAAACGCAGCCAGGATCAGAACTTCGAAAACATGCAGAAAGCGATGTACGGCCAGTTCGAAAACACCTTTATGATGTATCTGCCGCGCCTGTGCGAACACTGCCTTAACCCGGCCTGTGTCGCCACCTGCCCGAGCGGCGCCATCTATAAGCGTGAAGAAGACGGCATCGTGCTGATCGACCAGGATAAGTGCCGCGGCTGGCGGATGTGCATTACCGGCTGCCCGTACAAGAAAATCTACTTCAACTGGAAGAGCGGCAAGTCCGAGAAGTGCATCTTCTGCTACCCGCGTATCGAAGCGGGTATGCCGACCGTTTGCTCCGAAACCTGCGTGGGGCGTATCCGCTACCTGGGCGTGCTGCTCTATGATGCGGATGCGATTGAACAGGCAGCCAGCACCGAGAGCGAACAGGATCTCTACCAGCGTCAGTTGGATGTCTTCTTGGATCCGAACGATCCGAAAGTCATTGAACAGGCCCTGAAAGACGGCATTCCCCAGAGCGTTATCGACGCGGCTCAGCAGTCGCCGGTTTACAAAATGGCGATGGACTGGAAGCTGGCGCTGCCGCTGCACCCGGAATACCGCACTCTGCCGATGGTCTGGTATGTGCCGCCTCTGTCGCCGATTCAGTCTGCGGCCGACGCGGGCGAACTGCCGCATAGCGGCATTCTGCCGGACGTGGAAAGCCTGCGTATTCCGGTACAGTACCTGGCGAACCTGCTGACCGCTGGCGATACCCAGCCGGTACTGCTGGCCCTGAAACGGATGCTGGCGATGCGCCACTACAAGCGCAGTGAGACCGTGGATGGCGTGAGCGACACCCGGGCGCTGGAAGAGGTGGGCCTTACCGAAGCTCAGGCGCAGGAGATGTACCGCTATCTGGCTATCGCCAACTATGAAGATCGCTTTGTGGTGCCGACCAGCCACCGCGAACTGGCCCATGACGCCTTCCCCGAGAAGAGCGGCTGTGGTTTCAGCTTCGGCGACGGTTGCCACGGTTCGGACACCAAATTCAATCTGTTCAACAGCCGCCGTATCGATGCCATTGATGTGACTACCCGGAGTAACGCTAATGATTGA